Proteins from a single region of Nakamurella alba:
- a CDS encoding CidA/LrgA family protein translates to MNRGPIAVIGSLVVLVVFQIAGGVLVAVTHLPLPGPVVGLVLLALALVIGPKGRQWRRERLQPSADGLLVLLPLLFVPAGVGVIAYLPVLWAHIGALAAALLISAAATLLVTALLLNSLLRRRARA, encoded by the coding sequence GTGAACCGCGGCCCGATCGCGGTGATCGGATCCCTGGTGGTGCTGGTGGTCTTCCAGATCGCCGGCGGGGTGCTGGTGGCCGTGACGCACCTCCCGCTGCCGGGCCCGGTGGTGGGTCTGGTGCTGCTCGCGCTCGCACTGGTGATCGGGCCGAAGGGGCGGCAGTGGCGGCGGGAACGGCTGCAGCCCAGCGCCGACGGCCTGCTGGTGCTGCTGCCGCTGCTGTTCGTCCCGGCCGGTGTCGGTGTGATCGCCTACCTGCCGGTGTTGTGGGCGCACATCGGCGCGCTGGCCGCCGCGCTGCTGATCTCCGCCGCGGCCACCCTGCTGGTCACCGCGCTGCTGCTCAACTCCCTGCTGCGTCGGCGGGCCCGCGCGTGA
- a CDS encoding LrgB family protein, producing MSVLGTAIVQNPVFGVGLTAGTYWGAVGLHRRLGRNPLLTPVFVTIVIVAGVLELLGIDYADYLTSVQPISLLLGPATVALAVPLVVAARGLRDAAVPVLVAVVAGCLTALLTTWGVLRLFGVDKDLLLSMLTKSVTTPVALGVSAEIGGTAPLAAVFSIVTGIIGAVAGPSLLRLARIRDERARGLAVGVAAHGIGTAAILAESEKAGGWSGAGMVLSALLTTALLPVVVPLADSAGLLGR from the coding sequence GTGAGCGTGCTCGGCACGGCCATCGTGCAGAACCCGGTCTTCGGTGTCGGCCTGACCGCCGGCACCTACTGGGGTGCCGTCGGACTGCACCGCCGGCTCGGTCGGAACCCTTTGCTGACACCGGTGTTCGTGACCATCGTGATCGTCGCCGGGGTGCTGGAGCTGCTGGGCATCGACTACGCCGACTACCTGACCTCGGTGCAACCGATCTCGCTGCTGCTCGGCCCCGCGACCGTCGCGCTGGCGGTGCCGCTGGTGGTCGCCGCCCGCGGCCTCCGGGACGCCGCGGTCCCGGTGCTGGTTGCCGTCGTCGCCGGCTGCCTGACCGCGCTGCTGACCACCTGGGGCGTGCTCCGGTTGTTCGGGGTGGACAAGGACCTGCTGCTCTCGATGCTCACCAAGTCGGTGACGACACCGGTGGCGCTGGGTGTCTCGGCCGAGATCGGCGGCACCGCCCCGCTGGCCGCCGTGTTCTCCATCGTCACCGGCATCATCGGTGCCGTGGCCGGGCCGTCCCTGCTGCGGCTCGCCCGGATCCGGGACGAGCGGGCCCGCGGGCTCGCCGTCGGGGTGGCGGCGCACGGCATCGGCACCGCCGCGATCCTGGCCGAGAGCGAGAAGGCCGGCGGCTGGTCCGGGGCCGGCATGGTGCTGTCCGCACTGCTCACGACGGCACTGCTGCCGGTGGTGGTGCCACTGGCCGACTCCGCGGGGTTGCTCGGCCGGTGA
- the rpmI gene encoding 50S ribosomal protein L35 has translation MPKNKTHSGISKRVKVTGSGKITHAGSGKRHNLEKKSSRQTRRMDGAKEIAAVDVPRVRRMLGI, from the coding sequence ATGCCCAAGAACAAGACCCACTCCGGGATCTCCAAGCGGGTCAAGGTCACCGGCTCCGGCAAGATCACCCACGCCGGCTCCGGCAAGCGGCACAACCTGGAGAAGAAGTCCAGCCGGCAGACCCGCCGGATGGACGGCGCCAAGGAGATCGCCGCCGTCGACGTCCCGCGCGTCCGCCGCATGCTCGGCATCTGA
- a CDS encoding TrmH family RNA methyltransferase, which translates to MNRPASPSVEGDGDRSADSAAVLTEKAGRIVAAHKLLRRSRRTETGEFLADGAQAVREAIAAEADRPGTVLEVYVTETAGNRNRDLLRAAFAAGLTVTQVTDRAAAALSDAVHPQGLVARCRIHETPLADVLAAGPRMLAVLVETGDPGNAGTIVRLADATGCDAVVFAGDAVDPFNPKAVRATTGSLFHLPVVRVPDTAQLMAELSSAGLAVMATSGAGDLDLDQVEEQGLLELPTAWLFGSEAHGLPEAVMTAADAVVSVPIYGRAESLNLATAAAVCLYAAARAARRRPTP; encoded by the coding sequence GTGAACCGTCCCGCCAGCCCGTCCGTCGAGGGCGACGGCGACCGCTCCGCCGACTCCGCCGCCGTGCTCACCGAGAAGGCCGGCCGGATCGTCGCTGCGCACAAGCTGCTCCGCCGCAGCCGGCGCACCGAGACCGGTGAGTTCCTCGCCGACGGGGCGCAGGCCGTCCGTGAGGCGATCGCCGCCGAGGCCGACCGGCCGGGGACCGTGCTCGAGGTCTACGTCACCGAGACCGCCGGCAACCGCAACCGCGACCTGCTGCGTGCCGCGTTCGCTGCCGGCCTGACCGTCACCCAGGTGACCGACCGGGCGGCGGCCGCGCTGTCCGACGCCGTGCACCCGCAGGGCCTGGTCGCCCGGTGCCGGATCCACGAGACCCCGCTGGCCGACGTCCTCGCCGCCGGGCCGCGGATGCTGGCGGTGCTGGTCGAGACCGGAGATCCGGGTAACGCCGGCACCATCGTCCGGCTGGCCGACGCCACCGGCTGCGACGCGGTGGTCTTCGCCGGGGACGCGGTGGACCCGTTCAACCCTAAGGCCGTCCGCGCCACCACCGGGAGCCTGTTCCACCTGCCCGTCGTCCGGGTGCCGGACACCGCGCAGCTGATGGCCGAGCTGTCGTCCGCCGGTCTGGCCGTGATGGCGACCTCCGGTGCCGGCGATCTCGACCTGGACCAGGTGGAGGAGCAGGGCCTGCTGGAACTGCCGACCGCCTGGCTGTTCGGGTCCGAGGCGCACGGGCTGCCGGAGGCCGTGATGACCGCCGCCGATGCCGTGGTGTCGGTGCCGATCTACGGCCGCGCCGAGTCCCTCAACCTCGCCACCGCCGCCGCCGTCTGCCTCTACGCCGCCGCCCGCGCCGCCCGCCGCCGCCCCACCCCCTGA
- a CDS encoding DUF1844 domain-containing protein, with amino-acid sequence MSLPPIDPARDTPAPRNAAPDRDLVDIPAVEVISRAAVMLMSAAAEQLGLASDDPTDPEHRDLDQARQLITALAGLLRASLPDLGPHAAAFRDGLGALQKAFREYSLVPDEPGQGPGES; translated from the coding sequence GTGAGCCTTCCCCCGATCGATCCCGCCCGCGACACCCCGGCCCCGCGGAACGCGGCACCCGACCGGGATCTCGTGGACATCCCCGCGGTCGAGGTGATCAGCCGGGCCGCGGTGATGCTGATGTCGGCGGCCGCCGAGCAACTGGGGCTGGCCTCCGACGACCCGACCGACCCCGAGCATCGCGACCTGGACCAGGCCCGCCAACTGATCACCGCGCTGGCCGGGCTGCTCCGCGCGTCGCTGCCGGACCTCGGCCCGCACGCGGCGGCGTTCCGGGACGGGCTCGGCGCGCTGCAGAAGGCCTTCCGCGAGTACTCCCTGGTGCCCGACGAGCCGGGCCAGGGTCCGGGCGAGAGCTGA
- the infC gene encoding translation initiation factor IF-3 — protein sequence MSVEPRINDRIRVPEVRLVGAEGEQIGIVSVTEALRMAQDADLDLVEVAPDARPPVCKLMDYGKFKYESAQKAREARRNQVLTVIKEMKLRPKIDNHDYETKKGHVVRFLQAGDKVKVTIMFRGREQSRPELGFRLLQRLAQDVAELGVIESAPKQDGRNMIMVLAPHKSNKTRPVPAAAAS from the coding sequence ATCAGCGTCGAACCACGCATCAACGACAGGATCCGCGTTCCCGAGGTGCGCCTGGTCGGAGCGGAGGGCGAGCAGATCGGCATCGTCTCCGTCACCGAGGCGCTGCGCATGGCGCAGGACGCCGACCTCGACCTCGTCGAGGTCGCGCCCGACGCCCGGCCGCCGGTCTGCAAGCTCATGGACTACGGCAAGTTCAAGTACGAGAGCGCGCAGAAGGCCCGTGAGGCACGCCGCAACCAGGTCCTGACGGTCATCAAGGAGATGAAGCTCCGGCCGAAGATCGACAACCACGACTACGAGACCAAGAAGGGTCACGTCGTGCGTTTCCTTCAGGCCGGGGACAAGGTCAAGGTCACCATCATGTTCCGCGGACGCGAGCAGTCCCGCCCCGAGCTGGGGTTCCGGCTGCTGCAGCGGCTCGCCCAGGATGTCGCCGAGCTCGGCGTCATCGAGAGCGCGCCCAAGCAGGACGGCCGCAACATGATCATGGTCCTGGCCCCGCACAAGTCGAACAAGACCCGCCCGGTTCCGGCAGCAGCCGCGAGCTAG
- the rplT gene encoding 50S ribosomal protein L20, whose protein sequence is MARVKRAVNAQKKRRTILEHASGYRGQRSRLYRKAKEQVLHSLNYAYNDRRKRKNDFRKLWIARINAAARQNGMTYNRFVQGLKVAGVEVDRKVLADLAVRDAAAFTALVEIAKAALPAEADAA, encoded by the coding sequence ATGGCCCGCGTGAAGCGCGCAGTGAACGCCCAGAAGAAGCGCCGCACGATCCTCGAGCACGCCTCCGGCTACCGCGGCCAGCGCTCCCGGCTGTACCGCAAGGCCAAGGAGCAGGTGCTGCACTCGCTCAACTACGCCTACAACGACCGCCGCAAGCGCAAGAACGACTTCCGCAAGCTGTGGATCGCGCGTATCAACGCCGCCGCCCGCCAGAACGGCATGACCTACAACCGCTTCGTCCAGGGCCTCAAGGTCGCCGGCGTCGAGGTGGACCGCAAGGTGCTCGCCGACCTGGCCGTGCGTGACGCCGCCGCGTTCACCGCGCTCGTCGAGATCGCCAAGGCCGCGCTGCCCGCCGAGGCCGACGCCGCCTGA
- a CDS encoding DEAD/DEAH box helicase — protein sequence MNTHPELAALVEMATYRRGVEYTRSGMARVLEESEGTVAGQVRGSGGRIYRTSVEYSVTGNGSYNDFYGRCSCPMGLDCKHAVALLLTAANPVPTGAFGLPEVRRTPEWERRMQGLVPALISVEHKPLAIGFELVGAQQGRFSGYRVPPHVEVRPLRPGKRGWVQLGSRWGSLRTSSAAADYLPDHLDVVGDLALVCGLGAQSYGSTDTVDLRHVDSPALWDVLERAQQVGVALIGARKPNLPVTVAPDRPVAQVELRGAGKDVELVAVLPTADGVLENDLVPIGAPAQGAVTHGPDGGLVLVRLAERADRTWTRLVEDGLLRIPAGDHEMFVERYLPGLAGAGVRTTGRARELATVTPPDLVLVVRTSGPHRVHTEWHWAYRKGSGVQRVPLHEQNRAVLRDPVTEAEVLAAVRPVLAAAGWSENDAEGNGLATVRLVSEVLPALAAIEHVRVEVTGDLADYREVVDGPDIEIGLAPAGDATDWFDLAVTVTLDGTAVPFDQLFRALAAGEEVLILPDGSWTTLDRPELQRLRSLIEEARGLQERGTTGVRVSRFQVSWFAELEELGVVDAQSREWSARMREITDADLDPAEVPTGLAATLRPYQLDGFRWLDLLRRHRLGGILADDMGLGKTVQTLAMILAARTDPDRDATTADGPWLVVAPTSVVGNWQSEAKKFAPELRTLVVTETSARRGYDLAGAAAGADIVITSYTLFRLEYEQYAEIGVAGLVLDEAQAIKNHQSKAFGCCKRLPAPIKLAITGTPVENNLMELWSLFSVVAPGLLGNPTRFTEGYRTPIERGGDNDALARLRRRIEPLMLRRTKDLVAKDLPPKQEQVLELELEPAHRRLYQKHLNRERQKVLRLIEDVDTNRFEILRSLTVLRQLAIDPFLVDPEADVPSTKLNELMDLLGEIAQEGHRVLVFSQFTRFLGRIRERLEAAGIEYSYLDGATRDRVGVVQGFKTGEQPVFLISLKAGGVGLNLAEADYCILTDPWWNPATEAQAVDRAHRIGQTRPVMVYRLVSKDTIEEKVMQLKAAKASLVESVMSGEGTASAALTAEDLRALLD from the coding sequence GTGAACACACATCCCGAACTCGCCGCCCTGGTCGAGATGGCCACCTACCGGCGCGGTGTCGAGTACACGCGGTCCGGTATGGCCCGGGTGCTGGAGGAGAGCGAGGGCACCGTCGCCGGCCAGGTCCGGGGCAGCGGCGGCCGCATCTACCGGACCAGCGTCGAGTACTCGGTGACCGGCAACGGTTCCTACAACGACTTCTACGGCCGGTGCTCCTGCCCGATGGGCCTGGACTGCAAGCACGCCGTCGCCCTGCTGCTCACCGCGGCCAACCCGGTGCCCACCGGGGCGTTCGGCCTGCCCGAGGTGCGCCGGACCCCCGAGTGGGAACGCCGGATGCAGGGCCTGGTGCCGGCGTTGATCAGCGTGGAGCACAAGCCGTTGGCGATCGGGTTCGAGCTGGTCGGCGCGCAGCAGGGCCGGTTCTCCGGCTACCGGGTGCCGCCGCACGTGGAGGTGCGACCGCTCCGGCCCGGCAAACGCGGCTGGGTCCAGCTCGGATCACGCTGGGGCAGCCTGCGCACCTCCTCGGCCGCCGCCGACTACCTGCCCGATCATCTCGACGTGGTCGGTGATCTGGCCCTGGTCTGCGGCCTGGGCGCGCAGTCGTACGGCAGCACCGACACGGTCGACCTGCGCCACGTCGACTCGCCGGCACTCTGGGACGTGCTCGAGCGGGCGCAGCAGGTGGGCGTCGCGCTGATCGGTGCGCGCAAGCCGAACCTCCCGGTCACGGTCGCCCCCGACCGCCCGGTCGCCCAGGTCGAACTCCGCGGCGCCGGCAAGGATGTCGAGCTGGTCGCGGTGCTGCCGACCGCCGACGGGGTGCTGGAGAACGACCTGGTGCCGATCGGCGCGCCGGCGCAGGGCGCGGTCACCCACGGGCCGGACGGCGGTCTGGTACTGGTCCGGCTGGCCGAGCGGGCCGACCGCACCTGGACCCGGCTGGTGGAGGACGGGCTGCTGCGCATTCCCGCCGGCGACCACGAGATGTTCGTCGAGCGCTACCTTCCCGGCCTCGCCGGGGCGGGCGTCCGGACCACCGGCAGGGCCCGCGAACTGGCCACCGTGACCCCGCCGGACCTGGTGCTGGTGGTCCGCACCTCCGGTCCGCACCGGGTGCACACCGAGTGGCACTGGGCCTACCGCAAGGGATCCGGGGTGCAGCGGGTGCCGCTGCACGAGCAGAACCGCGCCGTGCTGCGCGATCCGGTCACCGAGGCCGAGGTGCTGGCCGCGGTCCGGCCGGTGCTGGCGGCCGCGGGATGGTCCGAGAACGACGCCGAGGGCAACGGTCTCGCCACCGTGCGACTGGTCAGCGAGGTGCTGCCGGCGCTGGCCGCGATCGAGCACGTCCGGGTCGAGGTCACCGGTGACCTGGCCGACTACCGCGAGGTGGTGGACGGCCCGGACATCGAGATCGGGCTGGCGCCGGCCGGAGATGCCACCGACTGGTTCGACCTGGCCGTGACCGTCACCCTGGACGGCACCGCCGTGCCGTTCGACCAGCTCTTCCGGGCGCTGGCCGCCGGCGAGGAGGTGCTGATCCTGCCGGACGGCAGCTGGACCACGCTGGACCGGCCGGAGTTGCAGCGGCTGCGGTCGCTGATCGAGGAGGCCCGCGGGCTGCAGGAGCGCGGCACCACCGGGGTGCGGGTCAGCCGGTTCCAGGTGTCCTGGTTCGCCGAGCTCGAGGAGCTCGGCGTGGTGGACGCGCAGTCGCGGGAGTGGTCCGCCCGGATGCGCGAGATCACCGACGCCGACCTGGATCCCGCCGAGGTGCCCACCGGTCTGGCGGCCACCCTGCGGCCCTACCAGCTCGACGGGTTCCGCTGGCTGGACCTGCTGCGCCGGCACCGGCTGGGCGGGATCCTCGCCGACGACATGGGTCTGGGCAAGACGGTGCAGACGCTGGCGATGATCCTGGCGGCCCGCACCGATCCGGACCGGGATGCCACGACGGCCGACGGCCCGTGGCTGGTGGTGGCGCCGACCAGCGTGGTCGGCAACTGGCAGTCGGAGGCGAAGAAGTTCGCGCCGGAGCTGAGAACCCTGGTGGTGACCGAGACCTCGGCCCGCCGCGGGTACGACCTGGCCGGCGCCGCCGCCGGCGCGGACATCGTGATCACCTCGTACACGCTGTTCCGGCTCGAGTACGAGCAGTACGCGGAGATCGGCGTCGCCGGGCTGGTGCTGGACGAGGCGCAGGCGATCAAGAACCACCAGTCGAAGGCGTTCGGCTGCTGCAAGCGGCTGCCCGCCCCCATCAAGCTGGCCATCACCGGCACCCCGGTGGAGAACAACCTGATGGAACTCTGGTCGCTGTTCTCCGTCGTCGCCCCCGGGCTGCTGGGCAACCCGACCCGGTTCACCGAGGGCTACCGCACGCCCATCGAACGCGGCGGCGACAACGATGCGCTGGCCCGGCTCCGCCGCCGCATCGAACCGCTGATGCTGCGCCGCACCAAGGATCTCGTCGCCAAGGACCTCCCGCCCAAGCAGGAGCAGGTGCTGGAGCTGGAACTCGAACCGGCGCACCGCCGGCTCTACCAGAAGCACCTCAACCGGGAGCGGCAGAAGGTGCTGCGGCTGATCGAGGACGTGGACACGAACCGGTTCGAGATCCTGCGCTCGCTGACGGTGCTGCGGCAGCTGGCGATCGATCCCTTCCTGGTCGACCCGGAGGCCGACGTCCCGTCGACGAAGCTGAACGAGCTGATGGACCTGCTCGGCGAGATCGCCCAGGAGGGCCACCGGGTGCTGGTGTTCAGTCAGTTCACCCGCTTCCTCGGCCGGATCCGGGAGCGGCTGGAGGCGGCCGGCATCGAGTACTCCTACCTGGACGGCGCCACCCGCGACCGGGTCGGCGTGGTGCAGGGGTTCAAGACGGGGGAGCAGCCGGTCTTCCTGATCAGCCTCAAGGCCGGCGGCGTCGGGCTCAACCTGGCCGAGGCCGACTACTGCATCCTCACCGACCCGTGGTGGAACCCGGCGACCGAGGCGCAGGCGGTGGACCGGGCGCACCGGATCGGCCAGACCCGGCCGGTGATGGTCTACCGGCTCGTCTCGAAGGACACCATCGAGGAGAAGGTCATGCAGCTCAAGGCCGCCAAGGCCTCGCTGGTGGAGAGCGTGATGTCCGGTGAGGGCACCGCGTCCGCCGCCCTCACCGCCGAGGACCTCCGCGCCCTCCTGGACTGA
- a CDS encoding PH domain-containing protein, whose translation MSRHQGVLLTVRPRRMTIYASISAAVVVIAMVIVGIALRNSEAGISFRVADQIALVGLGVLIGAGILLMARPRLQVTEQGLWVRNVLGERFFEWELAHRIAFPEGANWAQLQLPDDEVHAVMAIQAMDRQRAVTALQAARELRERFAGPPPAPPARDEALFAAESSRPLGRLEKIDRIKAAQGAQQRDSRPGR comes from the coding sequence ATGAGCCGGCACCAGGGGGTCCTGCTGACGGTGCGGCCGCGCCGCATGACGATCTACGCGAGCATCTCCGCCGCGGTGGTGGTGATCGCGATGGTGATCGTCGGTATCGCGCTGCGGAACTCCGAGGCCGGGATCAGTTTCCGGGTCGCCGACCAGATCGCGCTGGTCGGGCTCGGTGTGCTGATCGGTGCCGGCATCCTGCTGATGGCCCGGCCCCGGCTGCAGGTCACCGAACAGGGCCTGTGGGTGCGGAACGTGCTGGGGGAGCGGTTCTTCGAGTGGGAGCTGGCCCACCGCATCGCGTTCCCCGAGGGTGCGAACTGGGCACAGCTGCAGCTGCCCGACGACGAGGTGCACGCCGTGATGGCGATCCAGGCGATGGACCGGCAGCGGGCCGTCACGGCCCTGCAGGCCGCCCGGGAGCTGCGCGAGCGGTTCGCGGGTCCGCCGCCGGCCCCGCCGGCCCGGGACGAGGCACTGTTCGCCGCGGAGTCCTCCCGCCCGCTCGGCCGGCTCGAGAAGATCGACCGGATCAAGGCTGCCCAGGGCGCGCAGCAGCGCGACTCCCGCCCCGGCAGGTGA